A genomic segment from Salmo trutta chromosome 38, fSalTru1.1, whole genome shotgun sequence encodes:
- the LOC115178031 gene encoding uncharacterized protein LOC115178031, producing the protein MNAMICQLQDLPPYMESENRSFEPWRDYMKLADLVREMQLDKFTPEPLTVDGHDSGICSTMVEFEEFPPRALLSPITPAVTPPLWHEMEPLDSEIVLLLEDAPLWPSSTESPEPPTAASRSPAGTRGQSGRNTPEEVPSPERKFCSFCKHNGESESVFVSHTFKDQDGDMMCPYLRLYVCPLCGATGARAATKHHCPLVETTYSSVYVTSSGVKYFSETFESTS; encoded by the coding sequence ATGAACGCTATGATTTGTCAACTCCAAGACCTACCGCCTTACATGGAGTCCGAAAACAGGAGTTTCGAACCGTGGCGCGACTACATGAAGCTAGCTGACCTAGTGCGGGAGATGCAGTTAGACAAGTTCACCCCAGAACCGTTAACCGTTGACGGTCATGACTCCGGGATATGCTCGACCATGGTGGAATTTGAAGAGTTTCCGCCGCGAGCCTTGCTGTCACCGATAACACCTGCGGTGACACCACCACTATGGCACGAAATGGAACCCCTGGATTCCGAAATCGTCCTCTTGCTTGAAGACGCTCCTTTATGGCCGAGCAGCACCGAGAGTCCCGAGCCCCCTACAGCAGCGTCCAGATCCCCCGCGGGCACCCGGGGCCAGAGTGGGAGAAACACGCCGGAGGAGGTGCCATCACCTGAGCGAAAGTTCTGCAGCTTCTGCAAACACAACGGGGAGTCTGAGTCTGTGTTTGTGTCCCACACCTTCAAGGACCAGGATGGGGACATGATGTGCCCGTACCTGCGGCTGTATGTCTGCCCTCTCTGCGGGGCCACCGgggccagagccgccaccaaGCACCATTGTCCCCTCGTCGAAACCACCTACAGCTCTGTCTATGTCacgtccagtggtgtaaagtactttagtgAAACATTTGAAAGTACTTCTTAA
- the LOC115177610 gene encoding titin homolog isoform X1: MTKKRTQTTSFTPPQPRSLRSRKRKCCDESEEIAPSGEAVEAQPSHLEQQDTEGRVLNTTSPPKDPHHPLTACTTHPSQQANKAGDTTAPKQEGDPVEESPVVTGFEGEQAIGGAVERAGTEEAVPTNQDGGDSPQEDHSVESSVKDDEGKEEEDIKTQSFLSFPPHPLTVAVGVGERPQPFLLPSKEVNVGDGDSQTDNEEEQCGEKNPKPKMEELDSEQQEAIDDRGVCLGVGREGPPVEEDRSVEAPVKKRKRRMGMCGLGERERRERRRGGEMVLARKAEEEKVEKEREEDIGRSGDSGGGDANLVAVEGTAAASSSSHPSLLSSIPPSAPLGSTTEQTKNEKEEEEKLDEEQLQSGGEASHAGPSEVAYSGPEQVTGEGLRTGLEVDVLGSEQPVVLGEEELDTEGVVEKNQEGDREGCGSNEPEESPPRAPTPSTTTTPTSIPLEAGTEREHHGEVQSSPTQRERGAEDGAGAGTVANPQALSLAPADRVESTMPPPTKPSPGREGNNQAAVTPGGSEENNQAAVTPGGSEENNQAAVTPGGSEENNQAAVTSGGSEENNQAAVTPGGSEENNHSTTPDLTRADDDATVVDPFGALALNYVSDSQLNTMTEEEEKEGGHEDATELVCGLIRELSYLNRVVMATRRELESLRRGNKTARPPPRRIFPPRRSEI; encoded by the exons ATGACCAAAAAACGAACGCAAACCACAA GTTTCACACCTCCCCAACCTAGGTCACTCAGATCAAGGAAGAGAAAGTGCTGTGATGAGTCAGAGGAGATCGCCCCCTCTGGAGAGGCAGTGGAAGCACAGCCCTCACACCTAGAACAG CAGGACACTGAGGGGAGAGTGTTAAACACCACCTCTCCTCCTAAAGATCCCCACCACCCTCTGACGGCCTGTACTACTCATCCATCTCAGCAGGCTAACAAAGCGGGAGATACCACTGCACCCAAGCAAGAGGGTGATCCAGTGGAGGAAAGTCCGGTTGTGACTGGCTTCGAGGGGGAACAGGCCATTGGAGGGGCTGTGGAGAGGGCGGGCACAGAGGAGGCAGTTCCAACCAATCAGGATGGTGGAGATAGTCCACAGGAAGACCATAGTGTGGAGTCCTCCGTTAAAGATGACGAGGGTAAAGAAGAAGAAGACATCAAGACACAGAGTTTCCTCAGCTTCCCCCCACACCCACTGACTGTAGCAGTGGGTGTGGGAGAACGCCCTCAGCCCTTCCTGCTTCCCTCCAAAGAGGTCAACGTTGGGGACGGGGACAGTCAGACCGACAATGAAGAGGAGCAGTGTGGAGAGAAGAACCCGAAGCCCAAAATGGAGGAGCTCGACAGTGAACAGCAGGAGGCTATAGATGACAGAGGTGTTTGTCTGGGTGTTGGGAGGGAGGGGCCTCCAGTGGAGGAGGACAGATCTGTGGAAGCACCAGTGAAGAAGAGGAAAAGGAGAATGGGGATGTGtggtctgggagagagagagaggagggagaggaggagaggaggagagatggtgCTGGCGAGGAAAGCGGAGGAGGAgaaagtggagaaagagagagaggaggacatcgGGCggagtggtgatagtggtggtggtgatgccAACCTGGTGGCTGTAGAGGGAACTGCAGCAGcatcatcctcctctcatccGTCCCTCctttcatccatccctccatccgcTCCTCTGGGGAGTACCACTGAGCAGACGAAGAacgagaaagaagaggaggagaagttAGATGAGGAGCAGCTTCAGTCAGGGGGAGAGGCAAGCCATGCAGGCCCCAGCGAAGTGGCTTATTCTGGTCCAGAGCAGGTCACAGGAGAGGGTCTCCGGACCGGCCTGGAGGTGGACGTACTGGGCAGTGAGCAgcctgtggtgttgggggaagAAGAGCTAGACACAGAGGGGGTTGTGGAGAAGAAccaggagggggacagggagggttGTGGGTCTAATGAGCCAGAGGAGAGCCCCCCTAGGGCCCCTACaccatccaccaccaccacccctacctctatccctctgGAGGCTGGGACAGAGAGGGAGCACCACGGAGAGGTTCAGAGCTCACctacccagagagagaggggggctgaaGATGGGGCAGGGGCTGGGACTGTGGCCAACCCCCAGGCACTCAGTCTGGCCCCAGCTGACAGAGTAGAGTCCACCATGCCTCCCCCCACAAAGCCAAGTCCTGGAAGGGAGGGGAACAACCAGGCTGCAGTGACCCCTGGTGGCTCGGAGGAGAACAACCAGGCTGCAGTGACCCCTGGTGGCTCGGAGGAGAACAACCAGGCTGCAGTGACCCCTGGTGGCTCGGAGGAGAACAACCAGGCTGCAGTGACCTCTGGTGGCTCGGAGGAGAACAACCAGGCTGCAGTGACACCTGGTGGCTCGGAGGAGAACAACCAT TCCACCACCCCAGACCTGACCAGAGCCGATGATGATGCTACTGTCGTTGACCCGTTTGGAGCGCTGGCTCTGAACTATGTGTCTGACTCTCAACTCAACACCATGac tgaggaagaggagaaagagggagggcaTGAAGACGCTACAGAACTGGTCTGTGGCCTGATCAGAGAACTCTCCTACCTAAA TCGGGTAGTGATGGCTACCCGTCGGGAGCTAGAGTCTCTTCGCCGTGGCAACAAGACAGCGAGGCCTCCCCCACGCCGCATCTTCCCCCCACGACGCTCTGAGATCTAG
- the LOC115177610 gene encoding titin homolog isoform X2 — translation MTKKRTQTTSFTPPQPRSLRSRKRKCCDESEEIAPSGEAVEAQPSHLEQDTEGRVLNTTSPPKDPHHPLTACTTHPSQQANKAGDTTAPKQEGDPVEESPVVTGFEGEQAIGGAVERAGTEEAVPTNQDGGDSPQEDHSVESSVKDDEGKEEEDIKTQSFLSFPPHPLTVAVGVGERPQPFLLPSKEVNVGDGDSQTDNEEEQCGEKNPKPKMEELDSEQQEAIDDRGVCLGVGREGPPVEEDRSVEAPVKKRKRRMGMCGLGERERRERRRGGEMVLARKAEEEKVEKEREEDIGRSGDSGGGDANLVAVEGTAAASSSSHPSLLSSIPPSAPLGSTTEQTKNEKEEEEKLDEEQLQSGGEASHAGPSEVAYSGPEQVTGEGLRTGLEVDVLGSEQPVVLGEEELDTEGVVEKNQEGDREGCGSNEPEESPPRAPTPSTTTTPTSIPLEAGTEREHHGEVQSSPTQRERGAEDGAGAGTVANPQALSLAPADRVESTMPPPTKPSPGREGNNQAAVTPGGSEENNQAAVTPGGSEENNQAAVTPGGSEENNQAAVTSGGSEENNQAAVTPGGSEENNHSTTPDLTRADDDATVVDPFGALALNYVSDSQLNTMTEEEEKEGGHEDATELVCGLIRELSYLNRVVMATRRELESLRRGNKTARPPPRRIFPPRRSEI, via the exons ATGACCAAAAAACGAACGCAAACCACAA GTTTCACACCTCCCCAACCTAGGTCACTCAGATCAAGGAAGAGAAAGTGCTGTGATGAGTCAGAGGAGATCGCCCCCTCTGGAGAGGCAGTGGAAGCACAGCCCTCACACCTAGAACAG GACACTGAGGGGAGAGTGTTAAACACCACCTCTCCTCCTAAAGATCCCCACCACCCTCTGACGGCCTGTACTACTCATCCATCTCAGCAGGCTAACAAAGCGGGAGATACCACTGCACCCAAGCAAGAGGGTGATCCAGTGGAGGAAAGTCCGGTTGTGACTGGCTTCGAGGGGGAACAGGCCATTGGAGGGGCTGTGGAGAGGGCGGGCACAGAGGAGGCAGTTCCAACCAATCAGGATGGTGGAGATAGTCCACAGGAAGACCATAGTGTGGAGTCCTCCGTTAAAGATGACGAGGGTAAAGAAGAAGAAGACATCAAGACACAGAGTTTCCTCAGCTTCCCCCCACACCCACTGACTGTAGCAGTGGGTGTGGGAGAACGCCCTCAGCCCTTCCTGCTTCCCTCCAAAGAGGTCAACGTTGGGGACGGGGACAGTCAGACCGACAATGAAGAGGAGCAGTGTGGAGAGAAGAACCCGAAGCCCAAAATGGAGGAGCTCGACAGTGAACAGCAGGAGGCTATAGATGACAGAGGTGTTTGTCTGGGTGTTGGGAGGGAGGGGCCTCCAGTGGAGGAGGACAGATCTGTGGAAGCACCAGTGAAGAAGAGGAAAAGGAGAATGGGGATGTGtggtctgggagagagagagaggagggagaggaggagaggaggagagatggtgCTGGCGAGGAAAGCGGAGGAGGAgaaagtggagaaagagagagaggaggacatcgGGCggagtggtgatagtggtggtggtgatgccAACCTGGTGGCTGTAGAGGGAACTGCAGCAGcatcatcctcctctcatccGTCCCTCctttcatccatccctccatccgcTCCTCTGGGGAGTACCACTGAGCAGACGAAGAacgagaaagaagaggaggagaagttAGATGAGGAGCAGCTTCAGTCAGGGGGAGAGGCAAGCCATGCAGGCCCCAGCGAAGTGGCTTATTCTGGTCCAGAGCAGGTCACAGGAGAGGGTCTCCGGACCGGCCTGGAGGTGGACGTACTGGGCAGTGAGCAgcctgtggtgttgggggaagAAGAGCTAGACACAGAGGGGGTTGTGGAGAAGAAccaggagggggacagggagggttGTGGGTCTAATGAGCCAGAGGAGAGCCCCCCTAGGGCCCCTACaccatccaccaccaccacccctacctctatccctctgGAGGCTGGGACAGAGAGGGAGCACCACGGAGAGGTTCAGAGCTCACctacccagagagagaggggggctgaaGATGGGGCAGGGGCTGGGACTGTGGCCAACCCCCAGGCACTCAGTCTGGCCCCAGCTGACAGAGTAGAGTCCACCATGCCTCCCCCCACAAAGCCAAGTCCTGGAAGGGAGGGGAACAACCAGGCTGCAGTGACCCCTGGTGGCTCGGAGGAGAACAACCAGGCTGCAGTGACCCCTGGTGGCTCGGAGGAGAACAACCAGGCTGCAGTGACCCCTGGTGGCTCGGAGGAGAACAACCAGGCTGCAGTGACCTCTGGTGGCTCGGAGGAGAACAACCAGGCTGCAGTGACACCTGGTGGCTCGGAGGAGAACAACCAT TCCACCACCCCAGACCTGACCAGAGCCGATGATGATGCTACTGTCGTTGACCCGTTTGGAGCGCTGGCTCTGAACTATGTGTCTGACTCTCAACTCAACACCATGac tgaggaagaggagaaagagggagggcaTGAAGACGCTACAGAACTGGTCTGTGGCCTGATCAGAGAACTCTCCTACCTAAA TCGGGTAGTGATGGCTACCCGTCGGGAGCTAGAGTCTCTTCGCCGTGGCAACAAGACAGCGAGGCCTCCCCCACGCCGCATCTTCCCCCCACGACGCTCTGAGATCTAG